From a region of the Lepus europaeus isolate LE1 chromosome 17, mLepTim1.pri, whole genome shotgun sequence genome:
- the TMEM254 gene encoding transmembrane protein 254 isoform X3 has product MAMAAGNAAYFQRGSLFWFAVITLSFGYYTWVVLWPQSIPYESLGLLGSFTQYLVDHHHTLLHYGYWFAWLIHVAESLYAMVLCKYKGITNGRAQLLWFLQTFFFGIASLSILIAYRPKRQKQN; this is encoded by the exons ATGGCCATGGCGGCAGGCAACGCGGCCTACTTCCAGAGGGGCAGTCTGTTCTGGTTCGCGGTCATCACGCTCTCCTTTGGCTACTACACG TGGGTTGTCCTCTGGCCGCAGAGCATCCCTTATGAGAGCCTTGGGCTCCTGGGCTCGTTCACTCAGTACCTGGTGGACCATCATCACACCCTCCTGCACTACGG gTATTGGTTTGCCTGGCTGATTCACGTGGCAGAGTCTCTGTATGCCATGGTGCTGTGCAA gtataaAGGAATCACAAATGGTCGAGCTCAGCTACTCTGGTTCCTACAGACTTTCTTCTTTGGGATAGCATCTCTTTCCATCTTGATTGCTTACAGACCAAAGcgccaaaaacaaaattaa
- the TMEM254 gene encoding transmembrane protein 254 isoform X1: MAMAAGNAAYFQRGSLFWFAVITLSFGYYTDNGLERRPETGWGNPVSFKDGEAISDLSREILEPGRVSFPPRCHSDHPALLPPCTGWRRGTLVFPSALSVPGSRDPAPAHKLGNWRFELEFSGPGRRQALSTAWWVVLWPQSIPYESLGLLGSFTQYLVDHHHTLLHYGYWFAWLIHVAESLYAMVLCKYKGITNGRAQLLWFLQTFFFGIASLSILIAYRPKRQKQN; this comes from the exons ATGGCCATGGCGGCAGGCAACGCGGCCTACTTCCAGAGGGGCAGTCTGTTCTGGTTCGCGGTCATCACGCTCTCCTTTGGCTACTACACG GACAACGGCCTGGAAAGACGCCCGGAAACAGGTTGGGGTAATCCGGTATCATTTAAGGACGGCGAAGCTATTTCGGACCTTTCCCGGGAGATCCTGGAACCTGGACGGGTGTCATTTCCACCGCGGTGTCACTCTGACCACCCCGCCCTCCTTCCGCCGTGTACAGGATGGAGGCGTGGGACTCTGGTGTTCCCGAGTGCCCTTTCTGTTCCAGGATCCCGCGACCCTGCTCCAGCACACAAGCTGGGAAACTGGAGATTCGAGTTGGAATTTAGTGGACCTGGCAGACGCCAGGCCCTCTCCACCGCGTGG TGGGTTGTCCTCTGGCCGCAGAGCATCCCTTATGAGAGCCTTGGGCTCCTGGGCTCGTTCACTCAGTACCTGGTGGACCATCATCACACCCTCCTGCACTACGG gTATTGGTTTGCCTGGCTGATTCACGTGGCAGAGTCTCTGTATGCCATGGTGCTGTGCAA gtataaAGGAATCACAAATGGTCGAGCTCAGCTACTCTGGTTCCTACAGACTTTCTTCTTTGGGATAGCATCTCTTTCCATCTTGATTGCTTACAGACCAAAGcgccaaaaacaaaattaa
- the TMEM254 gene encoding transmembrane protein 254 isoform X2 — protein sequence MVLANTKAGKDATAYFRTARPLPSLVTGLGLGYFAWVVLWPQSIPYESLGLLGSFTQYLVDHHHTLLHYGYWFAWLIHVAESLYAMVLCKYKGITNGRAQLLWFLQTFFFGIASLSILIAYRPKRQKQN from the exons ATGGTGCTGGCGAACACGAAGGCCGGAAAGGATGCTACGGCCTACTTCCGTACGGCCAGGCCGTTGCCCTCGCTGGtcacggggctggggctgggatacTTTGCG TGGGTTGTCCTCTGGCCGCAGAGCATCCCTTATGAGAGCCTTGGGCTCCTGGGCTCGTTCACTCAGTACCTGGTGGACCATCATCACACCCTCCTGCACTACGG gTATTGGTTTGCCTGGCTGATTCACGTGGCAGAGTCTCTGTATGCCATGGTGCTGTGCAA gtataaAGGAATCACAAATGGTCGAGCTCAGCTACTCTGGTTCCTACAGACTTTCTTCTTTGGGATAGCATCTCTTTCCATCTTGATTGCTTACAGACCAAAGcgccaaaaacaaaattaa